Proteins encoded together in one Astyanax mexicanus isolate ESR-SI-001 chromosome 10, AstMex3_surface, whole genome shotgun sequence window:
- the LOC103032514 gene encoding uncharacterized protein C4orf45 isoform X1, giving the protein MKKGCNHDRQATPGVFGQRIMFTGPDGVGDYRASLNDFPHIIGEGPLSPEATGDLTYLYRAAPEASAPLPRQCYVGGVGWAVEYSSTLNTTPSLSNMQQGRAAQR; this is encoded by the exons ATGAAGAAGGGCTGTAACCATGACAGGCAGGCAACACCAGGGGTATTTGGACAAAGAATTATGTTTACAG GACCAGATGGAGTTGGTGATTACAGAGCCAGCCTAAACGATTTTCCCCACATCATCGGAGAGGGCCCCTTATCTCCAGAAGCTACAGGTGATCTTACCTACCTTTATCGGGCGGCACCAGAAGCCTCTGCTCCCCTGCCCAGGCAGTGTTACGTAGGTGGTGTGGGGTGGGCTGTGGAGTACAGCAGCACATTGAACACCACCCCTTCACTCAGCAACATGCAG CAGGGACGTGCGGCTCAGAGGTAA
- the LOC103032514 gene encoding uncharacterized protein C4orf45 isoform X2 has product MKKGCNHDRQATPGVFGQRIMFTGPDGVGDYRASLNDFPHIIGEGPLSPEATGDLTYLYRAAPEASAPLPRQCYVGGVGWAVEYSSTLNTTPSLSNMQGRAAQR; this is encoded by the exons ATGAAGAAGGGCTGTAACCATGACAGGCAGGCAACACCAGGGGTATTTGGACAAAGAATTATGTTTACAG GACCAGATGGAGTTGGTGATTACAGAGCCAGCCTAAACGATTTTCCCCACATCATCGGAGAGGGCCCCTTATCTCCAGAAGCTACAGGTGATCTTACCTACCTTTATCGGGCGGCACCAGAAGCCTCTGCTCCCCTGCCCAGGCAGTGTTACGTAGGTGGTGTGGGGTGGGCTGTGGAGTACAGCAGCACATTGAACACCACCCCTTCACTCAGCAACATGCAG GGACGTGCGGCTCAGAGGTAA